A single region of the Penaeus chinensis breed Huanghai No. 1 chromosome 41, ASM1920278v2, whole genome shotgun sequence genome encodes:
- the LOC125047443 gene encoding uncharacterized protein LOC125047443, with translation MRSSELKAKSQDVKRPFPSAGVVYKAVAEDEDLGLTCPLGPGLNTRCPCAAVHYVILESENKDNNIFEIHDSSGQMFLKEGAQPRPGGQYQVEIVAANANESHDSLHVLQMDVQTLTVVVRSDDKLEALLESKDPFEAAPLGTNVDGKAREYELDYGEGTGREDKETWRNEVEEGTEARAEGYGGFEEPLEHEREGRDSLEPQTLVRRKRETPADDGDTGASDLTLIERNPPGGDMKPGMSIDYELVVVLPRLTTAIDLVIELFVMDAVSGVTPFALCDPRIDSIGNMIQDETGAAIAPADVTIDKTINQEFGTFYDHAVLNFGKVKNMDTFNAAATDKEPSTIRVLFTAILIKNTAYTNDTVIVTAGAEYDSERYVWVSQATHSYIMNPPETYSDTVSMSGPTEIAQWAGGTFSIDSIITTPFDTFTVEVYSPNDIHDKFSVTQVFLRGKGSDWACTLPEFDKTTYFESITGLTNHRATFETNLLLMNLSYADLATEGANAAENELNFGFTIFVHDAEATETFEVGVGVLIGTTKVWTNNHTVTVLAGSSTPAGAAPSSLTVTPLVTDAQSGGAGTFEVRTTVPSGGLLMDCTVTAGAGDTVCGISYGAVGGNIAYLPKLEDVVVYLGATATFSFYVNTTGSVVGTDDLVLEVSFAYAAAPQDGSIDCSGVTGTLGGLATATPGTQDMTGTAAPVPNDLTWYEGGQAGLELKLTFPAGGVPYQTLLLEAAGDLDVTGWGARICRAEVVSAGAGLPCIQGSRGVINDGFLLQKA, from the exons ATGAGAAGCTCTGAACTAAAAGCAAAGTCCCAAGACGTTAAACGGCCCTTTCCTTCTGCAGGAGTGGTGTACAAGGCGGTGGCCGAGGACGAGGACCTGGGGCTGACGTGCCCGCTGGGGCCGGGGCTCAACACGCGCTGCCCTTGCGCCGCCGTGCACTACGTCATCCTCGAGAGCGAGAACAAGGACAACAACATCTTCGAGATCCACGACTCCTCCGGCCAGATGTTCCTGAAGGAGGGCGCGCAGCCCCGCCCGGGAGGACAGTACCAGGTGGAGATCGTGGCGGCCA ACGCGAACGAGAGCCACGACAGCCTGCACGTCCTGCAGATGGACGTGCAGACCCTGACGGTGGTTGTCCGCAGCGACGACAAGCTCGAGGCCCTCCTGGAGAGCAAG GACCCGTTCGAGGCCGCGCCGCTCGGCACCAACGTCGACGGGAAAGCAAGAGAGTATGAGCTGGACTACGGAGAAGGAACtgggagagaagacaaagaaacgtGGAGGaacgaagtagaagaaggaacagaagcaAGAGCCGAAGGATACGGGGGATTCGAGGAGCCTCTGGAACATGAACGCGAGGGCAGGGATTCGCTGGAGCCGCAGACTCTGGTCAGGAGGAAGCGAGAG accCCGGCCGACGACGGCGATACGGGCGCCTCCGACCTCACGTTGATCGAGAGGAACCCTCCAGGCGGCGACATGAAGCCCGGCATGAGCATCGACTACGAGTTGGTGGTCGTCCTTCCCAGGCTCA CCACGGCCATCGATCTGGTGATCGAACTGTTCGTCATGGACGCCGTGTCGGGCGTGACGCCCTTCGCGCTCTGCGACCCACGCATCGACTCCATCGGCAACATGATCCAGGACGAGACCGGTGCCGCCATCGCGCCCGCCGACGTCACCATCGACAAGACCATCAACCAGGAGTTCGGCACCTTC TATGACCACGCCGTGCTCAACTTCGGCAAAGTGAAGAACATGGACACGTTCAACGCAGCGGCGACGGACAAGGAGCCGAGCACCATCCGCGTCCTGTTCACGGCCATCCTCATCAAGAACACGGCTTACACCAACGATACCGTCATCGTCACCGCCGGCGCCGAGTACGACTCGGAGCGCTACGTGTGGGTCAGCCAGGCCACGCACAGCTACATCATGAACCCG CCTGAGACCTACAGCGACACCGTGTCCATGTCGGGCCCGACGGAGATCGCACAGTGGGCTGGCGGCACTTTCAGCATCGACTCCATCATCACGACGCCCTTCGACACGTTCACCGTCGAGGTCTACTCGCCCAACGACATTCAC GACAAGTTCAGCGTGACGCAGGTGTTCCTGCGGGGCAAGGGTAGTGACTGGGCCTGCACGCTGCCGGAGTTCGACAAGACCACCTACTTCGAGAGCATCACGGGCCTCACCAACCACCGCGCCACCTTCGAGACGAACCTCCTGCTCATGAACCTCAGCTACG ccgaCCTGGCCACCGAGGGCGCCAACGCGGCCGAGAACGAACTCAACTTCGGCTTCACTATCTTCGTGCACGACGCCGAGGCCACGGAGACCTTCGAGGTGGGCGTGGGCGTCCTGATCGGCACGACCAAGGTCTGGACGAACAACCACACGGTTACCGTCCTGGCGGGGAGCAGCACACCCGCGGGGGCGGCGCCGTCGAGCTTGACC GTGACGCCGCTGGTGACGGACGCGCAGTCGGGCGGGGCGGGCACGTTCGAGGTGCGCACCACCGTGCCCTCCGGAGGACTCCTCATGGACTGCACCGTCACGGCGGGGGCGGGAG ACACGGTGTGCGGCATCTCGTACGGCGCCGTGGGCGGCAACATCGCCTACCTGCCCAAGCTCGAGGACGTGGTTGTGTACCTGGGCGCGACAGCGACCTTTTCCTTCTACGTGAACACTACCGGATCG gTCGTGGGTACTGACGACCTGGTGCTGGAGGTGTCGTTCGCGTACGCCGCGGCGCCGCAGGACGGCTCCATCGACTGCTCGGGCGTCACGGGGACACTTGGCGGCCTCGCCACCGCG acTCCCGGCACGCAGGACATGACTGGGACGGCAGCGCCGGTGCCCAATGACCTGACCTGGTATGAGGGCGGGCAGGCCGGCCTCGAGCTCAAGCTGACCTTTCCGG ccGGCGGCGTGCCCTACCAGACCCTGCTCCTGGAGGCGGCCGGCGACCTGGACGTGACGGGCTGGGGCGCCAGGATCTGCCGCGCCGAGGTCGTGTCCGCGGGCGCCGGGTTGCCCTGCATCCAGGGCAGCAGGGGGGTCATCAACGATGGATTTCTGCTGCAGAAAGCGTGA